In Callithrix jacchus isolate 240 chromosome 18, calJac240_pri, whole genome shotgun sequence, one DNA window encodes the following:
- the ACKR1 gene encoding atypical chemokine receptor 1: MGNCLHQAELSPSTENSSQLNLEDLWNFSYDGNDSFPEIDYDASLEAAAPCHSCNLLDDSSLPFFILASVLGILASSTVLFMLFRPLFRWQLCPGWPVLAQLAVGSALFSIVVPILAPGLGNTRSSALCSLGYCVWYGSAFAQALLLGCHASLGPKLGAGQVPGLTLGLTVGLWGVAALLTLPITLASDASDGLCTPIYSTELKALQATHTVACFAIFVLLPLGLFGAKGLKKALGMGPGPWMNVLWVWFIFWWPHGVVLGLDFLVRSKLLLLPTCLAQQVLDLVLNLAEALAIVHCVATPLLLALFCHQATRTLVPSLPLPERWSSPVDTLGSKS, translated from the exons ATGGGGAACTGTCTGCACCAG GCGGAGCTCTCCCCCTCAACTGAGAACTCAAGTCAGCTGAACTTGGAAGATTTATGGAATTTTTCCTATGATGGGAATGATTCCTTCCCAGAGATAGACTACGATGCCAGCCTGGAAGCAGCTGCCCCCTGCCACTCCTGTAACCTGCTCGACGACTCCTCACTGCCCTTCTTCATCCTCGCCAGTGTCCTGGGCATCCTTGCCAGCAGCACTGTCCTCTTCATGCTTTTCAGACCTCTCTTTCGCTGGCAGCTCTGCCCTGGTTGGCCTGTCCTGGCACAGCTGGCTGTGGGCAGTGCCCTCTTCAGCATCGTGGTGCCCATCTTGGCACCAGGGCTAGGTAACACCCGCAGCTCTGCCCTGTGTAGCCTGGGCTACTGTGTCTGGTATGGCTCAGCCTTTGCCCAGGCTCTGCTGCTAGGGTGCCATGCCTCCCTGGGCCCCAAACTGGGTGCAGGCCAGGTCCCAGGCCTCACCCTGGGGCTAACTGTGGGACTTTGGGGAGTGGCTGCCCTGCTGACACTGCCTATCACCTTGGCCAGTGATGCTTCTGATGGACTCTGCACCCCGATATACAGCACGGAGCTGAaggctttgcaggccacacaCACTGTCGCCTGTTTTGCCATCTTCGTCTTGTTGCCATTGGGTTTGTTTGGAGCCAAGGGGCTGAAGAAAGCACTGGGTATGGGGCCAGGCCCCTGGATGAATGTCTTGTGGGTCTGGTTTATTTTCTGGTGGCCTCATGGGGTGGTTCTGGGACTGGATTTCCTGGTGAGGTCCAAGCTGTTGCTATTGCCAACATGTCTGGCCCAGCAGGTGCTGGACCTGGTGCTGAACCTGGCAGAAGCCCTGGCAATTGTACACTGTGTGGCTACGCCCCTGCTCCTGGCCCTGTTCTGCCACCAGGCCACCCGCACCCTTgtgccctccctgcccctccctgaaAGATGGTCTTCTCCTGTGGACACCCTTGGAAGCAAATCCTAG